In Ostrea edulis chromosome 10, xbOstEdul1.1, whole genome shotgun sequence, one genomic interval encodes:
- the LOC125648799 gene encoding tripartite motif-containing protein 2-like → MDPFRRAKIILLCDLCKTVHLQSHCERCHINLCQTCVGKHLSDSSIRHKVVLYKYRKSLNYSTCPHHADELCNHYCEKCDIPVCSTCVSSSKHEGHDISDILEKLCAKTESLQKDLDELETRIYPRYEEMASDVQTEKVELETNYGKLTTIADQQGEILHREITAIVNQRKSDIQEMKNNHLSTLNKNTDEITQKITELKQIMSDLKSILKSNDVSLTSTYKSRNSEFRTLPPKVRVTVPSLSAQKINKDQLNEMFGSLSPLSINTEHGDTMKPSEAVSSPPVKPLLDEPRVTATIDTGYGELYSVSCLSEDQVWTCGDNNTMKLLNLQSKLLTSIQTKSGNDPRDIAVTRDGDLVYIDYRDRTINLIKNKQIQTVITLQGWRPGFVCSTASDDLLVTMVSDDGKQSKVVRYSGSTEKQSIQFDDQGRPLYSSGNIKYLSENKNLDICVADRSVRAVVVVNQSGKLRFRYNGHPSNTEQSFNPVGLTTDSQSHILTADYHNHRIDILDQDGQFLRYIHCYLYTPWGLCVDIRDNLFVSERFTAKVNKIQYI, encoded by the coding sequence ATGGACCCGTTCCGCAGAGCCAAGATTATCCTATTGTGTGACCTCTGTAAAACTGTCCacctacagagtcactgtgaacgTTGTCATATAAATCTATGCCAGACCTGTGTTGGGAAGCACCTCTCGGATTCGTCTATAAGACACAAAGTCGTGCTCTATAAATACAGAAAATCTCTTAACTACTCAACATGTCCACACCACGCCGACGAACTCTGTAACCATTACTGTGAGAAATGTGacattcctgtctgttctacctgcgtcTCCTCAAGTAAACATGAAGGTCacgatatatcagatattctggaaaaactctgcgctaaaacagaaagtttacagaAAGATCTGGACGAACTCGAGACCAGAATTTACCcgcgatatgaagaaatggcgtcCGATGTCCAAACTGAGAAAGTCGAGTTAGAAACAAATTACGGAAAACTAACAACAATTGCCGATCAACAAGGAGAAATCTTACACCGGGagatcaccgccattgtcaaccagcggaaatccgacattcaggagatgaaaaacaatcacctatctaccctgaataaaaatacagatgaaatcacacagaaaattactgaactcaaacagatcatgtccgacttgaaatcaatcctaaaatcaaatgacgtctccttaacctctacttacaaatctaggaattctgaatttagaacattaccgcctaaagtccgagttACAGTACCCAGTTTGTctgctcagaaaataaacaaagatcagctcaatgaaatgtttggttctctgtcgccattatccattaacacagaacatggcgacacaatgaagccatcagaagctgtatcgtctcctccagtcaaaccactgcttgatgagccgcgcgtcaccgccaccatagacaccGGGTATGGAGAActatacagtgttagctgtctgagtgaagatcaagtctggacatgcgGGGATAACAACaccatgaagctgctcaacctccagagtaaactactgacatcaatacaaaccaagtcagggaacgACCCGcgggacatagcagtgacacgggacggagatcttgtttatattgACTATAGAGATAGAACTATTAACTTAAtaaagaataaacagatacagaccgtgatcacactacaggggtggagacctGGCTTTGTCTGCAGTACCGCCTCTgatgatctcctggttaccatggtcAGTGATGATGgaaaacaatccaaagtcgtgcgttactccggctccacagagaaacaaagcattcagtttgatgatcagggtcgtcctctctattcatctggtaacattaaatacctcagtgagaacaagaacctggatatctgtgtggctgaccgGTCAGTTagagcagtagtggtggtcaatcagtctggaaaactccgatttagatacaatggtcatccctctaataccgagCAATCATTTAATCCAGTCGGcctcactacagacagccagagtcacatcctgacagcagactatCACAATCACCGTATcgacatcctagatcaggacggacagttcctccgttacattcactgttaTTTATACACTCCatggggtttatgtgtggacatcagagacaacctctttgtgtcTGAGCGTTTCACTGCTAAAGTGAATAAAATccaatatatataa